The DNA segment AGTCACTTCTGCCATGTTCTGTTGGCCagagcaagtcacaaggccaggcCAGATTCAGATGGTGAGGAAACCAGCTCCGTCTCTGATGGGGGAACTGCAAAGTCACTCCGCAAAGAGTGTCTGTATAGGAAGAAATGTATGATCTACATATTTTCGTCATTGATCTACCacaaagagaagacacacacaagtggcttaaacaagatagacttttacttttctctcatATAAAGAAGTCCAGCAATGATTGGGAAGCTCCTTAAAGTCCTCAGCAACTCAGACTTccatctttctgctctgccacttTGGTGCACCGTCTACCCTTAAGTGGACCACGTGTTCCAAAATAGCCACTGGAGCTCCAGCCATCAAGTCTTCATTCTGGGCAGGAAGCAGAAAGAATTACAGTGGAAAGGAGAGACGATGCACTAAAGAGCATGCCTTCCCACTCAACAACTTTTGTCCAGGTCTCCTTGGTCAATACTGGCTGTAGACGGGGGCAAGGGACGCGGTCCTTGAGTTGGGGACTTTGCCATCTGAGTAAAATCAGGTTTccgtgaggaaaaaaaaagatacggaGAATAAATACGAGGTATGAAACTAGCAGCATCTGCCAAAGGGAAGAGAGGTAGAGGGGAAGAGTTAGAGCCTCTTGGCGTTTTAACTCTCTCGAGAGCAATGAAGAACTCTTTTCCAATTATCTTATTTGTGagattataaagaaaatgaacatccGTGTGCCTAACAGGTAGGAAAGAATGATCAGTCACTACCCCATCAACAGGGCCTACAGACCCAGGACCCGTCCTCAAATCATCCGTCCTGGAGAGGCAACACCCCAACATAGTAAGTCTCCCCACatcacccccttccctccagctgAGAAGCCTGGGAGGGACCCCGGCCCCAGGAAGGGCCCGACTCCTATCCGGATCGTGTCTGCAGGGAAAACCTGGGGGCACTGCCATGCCTTGGGTGGGGGACAGCTCCCCTCCACCCTCGGCCCTCCAGACCTGCCGGCTTCAACTACCTCCCCTTCTCTCACAAGACTTGCTGACTCCAGATGAGCCCTCCAAGGGCCCTAAAGGGGACAATAAACGTCAGGAGAGCCTGACGTCAGAAGGAGGTGATAAAACATAAGAAGCAGACAGAGCTTCTCAAGTCTGGCCCAGACGCACGGGCCCTGACCGTGACTTCCCGCCCAAGAGCCATTTCCTCAGACATCTGCGTAGCCGCGACACCTCACGCGagaggctgggcctggggcagaggaCAGAACGGCCTGGGAGCCACAGCCTCAGTGTCAGCCTCTCGGCAAGCAGAGCAGAGTCACGGCCGAGCTGCAGCTCCCTGGAGGCTGTTCCTCCCCCAGCCCAAGGAAGAGCAAAGCCCGTTCCATTTGTCATCCAACGGGGTATTGACCAGACACCCGCTGGCACCCACGTCCTCTGCCACAGTCATGTGGCCACCTCCAGGCTCGGTGCTCTCAGCTGACGTCAAGCAGGAGGGATCTGAGCCAGCGAGGGCCACCAAGAATTCTATGGCATCGCCTTGCTCACGTGGAATGAATACCATGTCTCAGGACCCCCGGGCGCACCTGGGGAAGGAAGGGCGTGCTGTGCGGAGACCTCAAAGCTGGTCCATCAAGTATGTTCCTCATCTTTGGCTCCTGCCAAGTATTCCATTTGAAGAAAGGGCTCCCAGCTATGAAGGCACGAACGAGTGGGTGAGTGAATGGTTGACAGCCGTGCACCACGAGAGCATCGTTGGTCTACTCCACACGCACTTACCAAGTGAGTAGTAGGTGTGCCGGGCCAGGGGTACAGGGAGGAAAAGATGGGCCGTGCCCACCGTTCCTGCACAAGACGGTTCAATGACCCTGCCCCCGTTCATAGCCCGTCTGCCCAGTCTGGTCATGTCCTCCCTCCTACCAGCGCCCTGATCCGGGACCCACGACCCACCACCCCACCAGCTGCCCGGTGTTCCTCCCCCAGGGGTAGCCCCGACTGCCGCCCCCGTCGTGGTGGCACCCGCTCCTGGCTGGTGATCGGATGTGGGTTGCCAAAGCTGGAATAGAGGTTTCTGGGGGCTCTGGGACCATGGTTTCTCTCTCGTCCAGAGAGCGTCCAGGATCGaccctctgcctcctcttccAGCCGCCGTCCTGGAGGGGCGTGAGCCCAGAGCCGGCTCGTTCCCTGCCCAGAGAGGCTGTCTGCCCACAGAGGAAGCAGGGCCAAGATTGCTGTGGTGAACAGGTGCTGAGCCTTCCCCAAAGGCCCCGCCCCTGGGCCTACAGTTCTGTGAGACCCAGATCACCCCACCGCTTAAGCCTGCTCTTTTGGGGTTTCCGCATCTTGCAGCTGAAGGCATCCCTGTGACCTGGCCCCATAGGGGCTATGACAGAAGGAACGCTTTTCTGCCTGGGGGAGAGGACATTTGGGCAGAGTGTTAAAAGCACGAGCTTCAACTGGCCAGAAGGATAAGGAAGGAAGAACATTTCAGGCAAAGGGAATGGCATGAGGAagaacatgaaaattttaaaaagcataacttCCTCAGGGTGTGGGAAGGGAATGGGCTTTGGAGGGACAGAATGACACTTGGGACTCTTCTAAGTAATTAAGCTCATTCAATCCTCATGGTGACCTACCAGGACATACAAATTTGTTCCCCACTTGAGGATGATAATCAGCTTTATCCAcacgaggagactgaggcacagagaggctaagtgatatactcaaggtcacacagctgatgtTAGAGCTGGGATATCCAGTCAAGCGCCTGCCTCCAGCGTTCAGACTCTGAAGCCTGACTGTcgtgtcaccttgggcaagtcatttaactcaCCCAGCCTCTGTCTTCTCAACTGCAAACTGGAGAGAGGAAGCCCTAATGACGGACCACAGACCTGAACAACAGGGTTTTAtatcttttgtttgtgtttcacTGGGGCCCCCTATCCTTCCTCCTTGAGGGAGGCAGTCTCAGGAAACAGGTGGATACCCAGGGCCACAGGCCTGAGTCTACATCCCCCTTTGACCAGTTTCTTCCTAAACAGCTTTGGGCAAGTATCTGGCCTCACAGAAATCTCAGTTTACTCACCTGTAGAATGGGACCAACGGAGCAAATGGAACCTGCGTCATTGGGTGACTGACCAGGTGTCTGTTCGGTGCGCCTGGCCAGCCGCAGGGTGGGGAGGGCGAGGCATCTAGGAACACAGACTCTGTCCCGGGGGCTTTCAGAGGCGGCAGAGGAAACCATGGGAGCATGCCTGCACCCCAGGAGAGTGCACAGCTAGAGCCCTGGGAACTCCACAAGGAGCTGAGGGGGCACAGCCCACAGAGGCACACGGGAATGGGAACCCGGGAGGTCACCGAATAGCAGCTGTCCGGAGCCCGGACCAGCCAAGGAAGCGAGAGAGCAGGCGGGCAGGGTCAGCCTCCTCCGATGCCACAGAGAAGACAACTGCGATAAGAACCCCCAAGTGCCTGTCAGATCTGGCAATTAGGAGGTCATCAGTGACCTTGGTTGGCAGAGGctgtgggggcagtgggaggacAGGAGGCAGGCGCGGAGGGAGTGGAAGCTGGCAAGGCAGGAAAAGCCCTCCCACGAGAGAAGATAAGTAGTAACACCAAACAGTAGCGATAAGGCGGCAGGCTGCGTGGGCCACCAAGTTCTCAGGCTCACCGGCTGGGAGGGGGTGGccgagccccacccccaccccagtgagGACAACCCAAACTCCGCAAAGGCGGGACAGGGACTTCCAAGGACACACAGGAAGGTGTGATTTTACGTTTCAAGTCACCAGGGAATCGCCTCGAAGCACAGTCTCCCAGGATGTGGGGCAGATCCTGCTCCAACGTTGATGTTGTAAGTGACTGTAGACACTTGGGAAGATAGATGTGGGCAGACATCCCATATGGATGCGTGcacgggtggatggatggagtcCTAATGATACATGAAAATTGCACTATTTCAAAATCTAAACCTAGCTAGCAGCGATTTAGTGACTACTGAAAAGCAGACTTCCTGCTAATGGTGAGTGGATGGAAACACATAAAAGCAAATGCtccctctccagccccacccctcccactgGATTAttcggatggatggatggatgagtggatgagtggatgggtgggtggatagatgagtggatggataaCTGGATGGATGAAACACTATTGGGGTATACGATTTGGGTGCATTGGCAACTGACCACCCAGATCGCGGATACATTTGGAAACAAACCAGAGACACAGTATGTTTTCCCATGAATAAAGAAAGTCAGTTAAAACCATCCAGCCTTTTCCTCTAATATGACCGTCACTATTTTGGTTACAAAACTCGAGCGTTGCTTCCAATTGCACTCTGGGAATGagaccattttcattttattacttgcaGGCTCCTGacttgaaataacaaaataaagttgTCTCTTATGCTAAGTGTCTGCACCCGGTTGGTCGGATTTAGAGCCCGCGGAATGTAAAGACATTGCTTTGCATCTGTAGGACAGGTGTGACAATAGCTATCCCCCACGGCCCAATGGTCTTTTAGCCCCGGAGGAGCACCTGGGACAGGGCCCAGCATccagtagttgctcaataaatgctggttcttatttttcttttgagtcaAACTCATCACCCATTTCAGGGAGTCCTGACCAGGTGGTTTTCCCAGGACTAGCATCTTGACAGGCGTTCTGGGAACAACGCTGAACCTCCGTGACAGCATCAGCTTCGCCTAGGCCCCCAGCAAGGCCTCAGATTCTCACTCCTCAGGAGAAGACAGGTCACTCCTcctctgaagccagactgccttGCTGCAGGCCCCAGGAcagctgcctcctcccccaggcccatGGCACATCATCCCTGCAGCCACTGAATCCACTGCTGGCTCTcctcttaccagctgtgtgacctcaggccagtgacttaacctctcagaGCCCCATtcctctcatctgtaaaatggagacaatactAACCCATGGGTGCAAGGATGGTTGGGAGGCTCACATGAAAAATAAGTGTAAAGCATTTGGCTCTGCACCCAGACAGTGAGACTTTAATAAATGGTAAGATGGtgatagtcatttttattttctcaaatgatgACAGTTCACTTTAGGTAGATCATTCAAAATTATGCAAAGGTTCTCATTCAGATTATGTCCATAAGGAAATGCACTGATCAGAAAGGGTAAGAGACTGGCCTGCGGTCACACAGCAAAAAGGCTGACCTCAGGAAGACGCCTCCAGCTCCTGCCCAGGCACCTTCCCGGGGCCCCCCAGAAACCTAGCAAGACATCCCTTCTGACTGCCCAGGGCCAGGCCCTGCTCATCTTTGtcccatcttcccctcccccttctccaggCTAACATGATTTCATTCAGCCCCAAACGTGTGAGAAGCTTGGGCTGATGCATAATTCATGACGCCAATTTGCATTCTCTCCACCAGGCCTTCAgcctcctcccccaccgcccccagcccagcccagccgcTCCTCCCAGATCTAGCATCTGTGTTCCCAGTGACATTTTTCTAGCAGCAGTGGTCTGGAAGCCCCATCCCAGAGCTGGAAATGCTTCGTGAATCACAAGGCGGTTCCTTCTCCCATGGACATTGTCAGAGCAATTCAGGGGCCTGCCCTTGGGGATCACGAGACAGGCCTCCTTCTGGAACCTGTGTTgggcaggtggggctggaggagagtATGAACACAGCATTTCAAACAAGGccatgctgggggggggggggggggtcttctcgTCTTCCCCCTCCTGCAGCCAGGCACACGCATTCCATTTGGGCCCGCCCCCCAGGGTGCTCAAGTCAGGTTCACTGACCTCCCCCCGTGCCCAGCCCTTGTCAGAGTTTGTCCTTCGATGAGAAGGTGAGTCTGGTTGAGCCCAAACTCCATGCTCCTTCTGTGACCAGGACTTGGGGGCCCCAGGCCTCTGCAGAAGAGTTGGCTGAGGCCTAGGGAGGATGAGGCTTTGACTCAGTGGCCAGGATGGGACTGAGGGAAAGGGGTATAGTcacggggcagggggtggggagggaggaacacCCCAGGACTGCCTGATGAGAGACATAGGCCCAGCGCAGAGACCTGCAAGGCCGGCCAGACTCCCCCATCCAGattccacccccctcccagggAACCAGGCCAAGGCCCTCCTAGATGGGGCCCCCAGAATGGACAGACATCAGGACATGGTGGCACCCTCTGGGACATCAAGGAGGCCTGTAAGGCCCACACGGGCGTGGCCACCTCAAACGAGTGTCCTGGTGTGGCAGATTGTGGGGATGGCCAGATTCCcccgtggggggaggggcctctGTGGGTGAGAGCCTTGTCCGTCCGATCTGTCCATCCCTGTTGTGGCCACACAACAGGTGCTCGGCCACAGTAGGGGCTCGGCCTTACCAGATGCTTCCGTGATGGGTGTCTGCTACATGCCAGGCATCCTGCACAGCCACAGTCCTCAATGCCCAACCCTATTGGCATGTGGGAAAAAAACAGGGAGGTGATGTGGTCCATCCAAAGTCACACACTGGGGAAGGACAGCCGGGCCCTCTGCTGCACCCCAGGGCCTCggggcaagggagaggggtgGAGCACATTCCTAGCAGAGGAGAGCCCCTCCCGCCAGCCCCACGCCAAGGCCAGGCTCCGTCCAGACCCGGGCACTCAGCAGTGAGCGCAGGAGGGAAGAGATAGTTCGCTCACCCTCATCGGGTCTTATCGGTCAGTAGCCATGACGAGGTCAGTGTGCGGCTCCTCGCCCTTCACCTCAGCCCTGACTTCCTGGGCCCCTCTGTTGTGTCTCCCAGAGGTGGGTAGACTCAACTGGCCATCTTGCCATCTCTAGGCCAGAGCAGAGGAGTCCCAGATGAACTCGCTGGCATGCATCTCCAGCCTTGGGGAGCCACAGGAGGTGAGCAGGAGCCCGGAGGCTTGCCCAAGGGGCCCTGGGAGCCCAGTGCCCTTTCTAGAGATGGCCTTTGAGAGCACTCGTTTCACCCAACTTGACCTTGGTCCAGAGGGCTTCCTTCCCTTGGTGTTCATGGGTAAAATGAGGCACAGATCAATTACATCTCTTTACAAGTCCCAAGAAAAAGGGGAGCCCCCGGCACATGTCCCATGTCTCCTGATTACCCGCTGTTCCCTTCATTACCTCGTGGAGTCCTCAAAATCATCCCCTGTGGTGGGTGCTATCGTCCCGTTTCTCTAGATGGGAGAACCGAGGCCAGTGAAGTTATTTGACCATGGTCGAAATGCTAGATGAATGATTGGCAGAGCTGGACATCCAGGCCCCAGCTAGCTCCTGAGCTGTGGGACTCTGACCGTGTCGTCACCACCTGCTGAGCCTCAGGGTGGTCTGGCAGTTCATGCTGTGCGACTAGagccgggtgcctgggtgataACCCCTAGCAGTGTGAGCTGGCCACATTCTAGTTTGCCTCTCTGTGACACAGGGTCATGGCCACGACTGCCTCACAGGCTGTCCTGGGACAATGCATGGCAGGTGCCCAGGGTGGGACCCAGAAAATGCCCAATACCCATCAGTTACAGCTGTCACTAGCACTATCGCTGGTAAAAAGGGTGGAACAGAGCTTGGAATGTCTAAAACCTTACAGCTCGGTGGTTCTCGAACTTTagagcatcagcatcacctggagcGCCACCCAGCCCCCAGTCTCCGacacagcaggggtggggggtgggggcccaaGGATCTGCATTTGTAGAAATTCCAGGTGAGGCTGAGGCTGCTGGTCCGGGTCCTCTACGGGGACACAGCGTAGATCTTGACGTTGTAAAAAtccacagaggggcgcctgggtggctcagtctgttgagcgtctgacttcagctcaggtcatgatctcacgcttcatgggttcgagccccgtgtcaggctctgtgctgacagctcagagcctggagcctgcttcggattctgtgtctccctctctctgcccctcccctgctcgtgctttgtctcactctgtctctcaaaaataaataaatgtaaaaaaaaaaaaatccacagaaagCCCCACTGACAGGGGTGAAAATCTGACTGCTGGGCTCAGGGAGACAGCTTGGGGTGGTCCCTAGAGGCCCAGAAGCAGGAGGGCACAATTAAGTCCATAATTGTGCCCTAATTGTTGAGCGTTTACTAGCCTTATCTCTCTGGACTGTGATTGTCCCCTATCCCCAGTTGCCAGGCGGCTCTTTTGGGTGGTATTTGCTCTCAGTCCAGAACCTTGGGTGGCAGGTCACAGTCAGTgctcttccctctcccatccccaggcACAGCCAGTCAAATGCAGCGGTTTCTCAAATGAAGTACTGGCCTCTGGCagctgccccccaccaccacccccagcacCCACTGAAGCCTCCCACCAACTGGGAATAGATGCGGACCATCTCCATGGTACAGAGGAAGCACCAAGGCTCAGAGACACCaagccacttgcccaaggtcacacagccctaAAGGGGCCAGCCTGGTCACAATCCCACAGCGCTTTTCCAGCTGCTCCCCCATCATCCTTGGAATAGCAGCTCACGTTTCGCAGGGCCCTCCCAGACTAGGTCTGAGGCCACCCGCCTGAGCCCCCTTTGTCCTTCATGGCACTGACCACAGCCGCAATGAAATCGGTCTGCTTCTGGTTGGGAGCTCATGCCTCTCTTCTACTGGGAGTGCCAACGCCGCGAAGACAGGGGCTGTGTCGTTCCTCGCCAAGCCCCCAGAGCttggcaccaccccccccccccccgcccccagcaccgcACAAAGTGAGCGCTCCCTCAGCATTATTTCGTGAACGATTGCTGACCCGGGTGGTGCCACAGAGCTGCCCGGGACAGCCAGCTCAGGCGGCAGGCCCTCTGCAGGTAGGGACTCGGAGCTCCTGCCTCCCCCCGCGGGCCCCTTTCCCAGTGGGGCCCAGGAGCCCAGGGGAGCTGTCTCTCGTTCTCAAAGACTTCTTGATCCAGCCAGCCCCAAAGCACTCGGGCACAGCCGCAGAGCCCACAGCCCACTCGGGGCCAGCTCATTCCTGGGTCCCTGTTTCCACCTCAGGTAGCCTCAGGGGATGGAAAGATCCATGTGAGGCCGACACAGTGCCTGCCCTGGCCTCTGGCATGGACCTCTGGGCTTTTCAAAGCACTCGTCTTACACCAATGACAGCAGGATTCTTCACCATCTAAAactgaagtttgagaaacttgacagaaagccatgggggaaggaaagggggaaaaaatagatacaaacagagagggagggaggcaatccgtaagagactcttaaatacagagaagggttgatggggggcagggggagaggggaaagtgggagatgggcactgaggagggcacctgttgggatgagcactgggtgttgtatggaagccaatttggcaataaattgtattcataaaaaaattttttttaaataaaatataattgaagtTTTGCCAATCTTACTTTTTCCACACCTGTGAAATGGAAAAGGCTTACGGGGTGAGCAGTTGTCCTGGTTTGTCCAAGCCCGAGGTGTTTCTCAAGGCGCAGGACTCTCAGTGCTAAGTGAAGCAGTCCCAGGCCGAAAGGAACAGTTGCTCATGAGAAGTCTGACAAGCACTTGACACGTATTTTGGCTCTCAGGCTGCGGAGGAGAGGTTAAGGGATTCGCCCGTAAGATGGCCCAGCAAGTCAGCTGACCTTGGCAAAGACACCAATCATCATCCCTGCCTCCTGCGTCCGCTCacctgccaggtgcccctggcaccCATTCTCCGTGGCTTTGGCCGAGGGTCTGCAcacggctggggggggggtggggagctcgcCAGGTAGAGAGAACCCCCCAGAGGGAGGTTCAGcagcctggggggctgggggggcagcCCCCTCTGCCCGACTCCCTGCCTCACTTGCCCCTCCCTTCGAAGCATTTTCCTCCAACAAACATCATCAAGTTCAAAACAAACATTACCGTTAAACCCAGCTGCCAGCCATGGCGCAACCACTGTGCAAGAGGCTGGTGGGAGAAACTGTTCGCTCTGCTCGGAGGACTTGGGGGAGGCGCTGAGCACCCTGCCAGAAGGGACCTACGCCCGGCTGGGGATCAGGACACTCTGGGAACCCTGCAAGGTCTTCAGATGGGCCAACCCAGGGATCCTGTAGGGCATGGCTCTCCAGAAACCTAGCCAGCCAGTGTGGCCAAACAGTCAGGCCAGGGGACCGGGGACCAGACGAAGAGGCAGCCGAGAGGCTCAGGTTTCTTGGGACGCTGGCCTTCCTCAGGCCTGGGTTCAAACGCAATCCGTGTCCCTGGGCaagtggcttaacctctctgaacctgctTCCTCATCTCGTCTTTCCTGAACAGCCTTCCACGTGCCAGGCGTTGGGCTGGGCGCCATATGTGAAGGACGTCACTTATTCCTCAGTGCAACCAGGCAAGGAGGCTGTGCAGAGGTGAAGTAACAAGGCGGAGGTCACGGGCTAGAAAGTCAGCACGGAGGCGCCGGAGGACCATGGCTGGCACGCAGGTTTTTGCCCCAACCGGCAAAAGCACGTGTTTCACCTGTGACACAGAGAGGGAACAACAATGAACGTGggtttctttccttccacctttttatttctgaaacctCAGTGCCAGGCAAGCATCAGCATACAGGAGGCGTTCAGTGAAGGTCtctggaatgaatgagtgaactgTTTCCTCCCGTGAGCGACTGTAGCAAAAACGAACGCCCCACGAAACGGGTGCTTTCCCATGGACAACTCCTCGAGGATCTGGTTCTCCAGGCACGGATGTCTCCATGCCCACATGCATCCCCAGCAGCTTCTCTGGGAGACCCTGTGGTCAGGCACAACACCTACTGGAAGGTGGATAGACCCGCTGATGGGTTGACGGCACCAGGGACTCGAGGGTGCCTGCCCCCCAGCCAGCTTCTTGCTCTAGCCCCCTCAGACCCATgcgcccccaccctccctgcccacccaggACTCTGGCCGTTGCTCCGAATTGCTGACCTTCCTCCGGGGGTACACAacaccccagccccgccccctgaTCTTGCTGCTAACTTACTTTTTGGATTAGCGTTGTGTCTGGATTAGGCACAGCCCAGCACAGTCTCTAGAGATCAGCTCCTAGGGCAGAAGCCATCCCTGGATAGGCTCAGTGGGTCCTGGGGTTGGCGGTGAActttgcggggggcgggggggggggggtggtggcttcCCAAAGCGTGCACACCTTCTGGAACATCTTGAAGTGAATCTGCCTACAAGCAGCCTGCAGTAGGGCCCACAGCCACGCTCCCAGCCTGGGGTGCACGTATACACCAGCCAGACTAAGAAACGGGAGGCTCAGTGGCCGGTGTGGAGCCCTGGGCCTTGTTCTCTGGGTCTGGACCAGAAGGCAGTCTTGGGCCGCAAGGGCCGGCCCAGCCCAGAGACTCTTGAGTGGGAGAGACTCAGAGTAGGGGAGTAGGCCCAGGCCACAGAAATAGAGCCAGAAGTGCTAGAAGTTTCGAAGTCTGAGTCACCTGCCCCCTTGGGGGGTGCAGAGGCCTGTGCTCTCCCCGACTGACACCCTCTCccaccatccctcccccaccagcccacATAGACTCTCcaacccaccccccctccccggccttCTGCAGCACAAGCTACTTACCTCTGCCCACCCGaggctgctttctctctgtcctgccccaggCTGCAAACCT comes from the Acinonyx jubatus isolate Ajub_Pintada_27869175 chromosome C1, VMU_Ajub_asm_v1.0, whole genome shotgun sequence genome and includes:
- the LOC128313992 gene encoding uncharacterized protein LOC128313992, which gives rise to MLPWFPLPPLKAPGTESVFLDASPSPPCGWPGAPNRHLVSHPMTQVPFAPLVPFYRQPLWAGNEPALGSRPSRTAAGRGGRGSILDALWTREKPWSQSPQKPLFQLWQPTSDHQPGAGATTTGAAVGATPGGGTPGSWWGGGSWVPDQGAGRREDMTRLGRRAMNGGRVIEPSCAGTVGTAHLFLPVPLARHTYYSLAGSPFFKWNTWQEPKMRNILDGPALRSPHSTPFLPQNEDLMAGAPVAILEHVVHLRVDGAPKWQSRKMEV